The Thermotoga sp. genome contains the following window.
AAATCTTTTCCAATTTATCGGGTTTTGAATCGTCATAGAAAGAAAATTGAGAATGCAAAAGTTGAGCTTGAGATGCTAGAGCCAAAGAATCCGGATATCATCTGTCTTCACAACGATTTATCTAATATGCTACGCTTCTTGTTGGATTATGAGCGGCTTGAGAAAAGAAACATGGAAGGAGTTCTTTCAAAAAAGCGGGGTGGTTGAGTGAAGACCACCCCGAATGTCTGGGAGATTCTGGATAAATTGGTTCAACGTAGAATGCTTGTTAGACAAGAAATCCATGAATTGTGGCGGAAAAAGGGATTCCTTGAAAGATATGCGGATACTATGTTAGTTCATACGTCATCTATAGTATATTGCGCTAAGAGGAAAAACGACCAAAATGCCAAAGCTTTCAGAGATGCCGAGGTTGTGAGGGTTCTGAAGATGATGGATGAAGCTATTGAAAAACTAACAGAAGATGAGAGACAGATATGGCTCTGGAGATATCAGCAAAAGATGACATTGGCTGAAATCGGGCAGATGCTTACAGGCTTGAATACCAGAAGTAAAAATCCTACAGTCTATTGGAAGGTTAGAGCCTCGAAATGCTTAAATAGAATTGCATTTGAACTCGCTAGAATTCTCAGAAAACTCTGAGAAGACGACTTGATATTTGGGTAACCTTTGTGATACAATATGTTAGGCTAGATAATTGTGCTTTAGGACCCGGCAGTAGCCGGGTTTTATTCTGAGGTGGATATTATGATTAAGATGAAAGCAGAAGTTTTTAGAAGATTAGTTTTACTTGCACTGTTTAATGAAAATAACGGCGAAATTAAAACAAAGACAGAATTACAGAAACTTCCTTTTTTCTTGGAAAAGGAAATTCATGAAAAGAATTTCACCGCTTTACCTTATTCTTACATGAATTATCATCATGGTCCATATTCCGAGGATTTATATGATGATGTTAATTTCCTAACAACCTTAGGCTTGTTAGATATTGATTCTTCGAAAATAGATCTTATCCATGAAAACAGAGTTACCAAATCAACTAAATATGAGCTTACCGAACTTGGTAAAGAAGCTGCCAACAGTGCAGCAGCTTTTATTGAATTGATCGCACCAACATTATACAATTCGATCAAAGAGACTGTTCATAACTTTGGAGGAAAAACCGCAACTCAACTGAAAAATTTGTCTCACGAAACCGACGAATACAAAAATACTGAGTTTGAGTCGGTAATATTTGCTGGAGTTGAACCTAATAGCA
Protein-coding sequences here:
- a CDS encoding type II toxin-antitoxin system antitoxin SocA domain-containing protein, with product MIKMKAEVFRRLVLLALFNENNGEIKTKTELQKLPFFLEKEIHEKNFTALPYSYMNYHHGPYSEDLYDDVNFLTTLGLLDIDSSKIDLIHENRVTKSTKYELTELGKEAANSAAAFIELIAPTLYNSIKETVHNFGGKTATQLKNLSHETDEYKNTEFESVIFAGVEPNSIVESDVEWEELEQKLDLEVLDNIEELIQVLDSDFEEFLNITQEELEQTDYESLNSQLIND
- a CDS encoding sigma factor-like helix-turn-helix DNA-binding protein, which gives rise to MKTTPNVWEILDKLVQRRMLVRQEIHELWRKKGFLERYADTMLVHTSSIVYCAKRKNDQNAKAFRDAEVVRVLKMMDEAIEKLTEDERQIWLWRYQQKMTLAEIGQMLTGLNTRSKNPTVYWKVRASKCLNRIAFELARILRKL